The DNA segment CGGGCCCGGGCGTCGGCCTCGCTGAAGCCCCGTTGTTCGACCAGGCGGCGGACCGCGATCTCCGGATCGGTGTCCACGACGATCAGCGCCGCCACGTCATCCCTGCCCGACTCGATCAGGAGGGGGACATCGAGGATCACGATGTGGCCGGTGCCCTGCTCGGCCTCCAGGCGCCGGGCGATCTCGGCGCCCACCGCGGGGTGGACAATGGCGTTGAGGTCCGCCAGCGCGTCGGCGTCGTTGAACACCAAGTCCGCCACGGCTTGGCGATCCAGGCGCCCGTCCTCGCACAAGATCCCCTCGCCGAACCGCTCGACCATCGCCGCCAGCACGGGCTGGCCCGGCTCCTGGAGCTCCCGGGTGATGGCGTCGGCATCGATCACGACCGCACCCCGGGCCGCGAGGGAGCTGGACACGGTCGACTTGCCCGAACCGATGCCCCCGGTCAACCCCACGAGCAGCACGGCCGGGGACGCTACCATCGGGCGGCTCGGGCGGGATGAGGGGTCACAACCCCGGACGATCGACCGATTGGTTCCTGTGGACGACGACGCGACCGCTGCCACGACCGCCACCGTGCGCCCCCCCAGCGACCCGAACGGCGAGGCACTGACCCCCCGGGCCGCCGATCTCGCTCGCCTGCGGACCCGAGGATCCGAGCCGGGTACGGGCCCGCGGGGCGACGGGAAGAACTGGCGCGACCGGCTGGTCGAGCTGGCGCAGACGACCGACGGATCGGCCCACGACGACGGGATCGGGATCCTCGAACCGGTGGACCGGGTGGCCACCTTCGGCCCCGCCATCCTCGCCATCCGCTGGGGAACGACCGTGGCCTCGATCGCGCTCGCCACCCAGGACATCGCCCACCCACGGTGGCTCCTGGTGACGTGGTCCGCGGTCATCGTCACCTACACGGTGCTCC comes from the Rhabdothermincola sediminis genome and includes:
- the coaE gene encoding dephospho-CoA kinase, producing the protein MLLVGLTGGIGSGKSTVSSSLAARGAVVIDADAITRELQEPGQPVLAAMVERFGEGILCEDGRLDRQAVADLVFNDADALADLNAIVHPAVGAEIARRLEAEQGTGHIVILDVPLLIESGRDDVAALIVVDTDPEIAVRRLVEQRGFSEADARARISRQASRQERLARADFVIENNGSRAELAARIEECWDWLLAGAPRAAGAPRSE